One window from the genome of Bubalus kerabau isolate K-KA32 ecotype Philippines breed swamp buffalo chromosome 17, PCC_UOA_SB_1v2, whole genome shotgun sequence encodes:
- the ERF gene encoding ETS domain-containing transcription factor ERF, giving the protein MKTPADTGFAFPDWAYKPESSPGSRQIQLWHFILELLRKEEYQGVIAWQGDYGEFVIKDPDEVARLWGVRKCKPQMNYDKLSRALRYYYNKRILHKTKGKRFTYKFNFNKLVLVNYPFIDVGLAGGAVPQSAPPVPTGGSHFRFPPSTPSEVLSPTEDPRSPPACSSSSSSLFSAVVARRLGRGSVSDCSDGTSELEEPLGEDPRARPPGPPELGAFRGPPLARLPHDPGVFRVYPRPRGGPEPLSPFPVSPLAGPGSLLPPQLSPALPMTPTHLAYTPSPTLSPMYPGGGGGPSGSGGGSHFSFSPEDMKRYLQAHTQSVYNYHLSPRAFLHYPGLVVPQPQRPDKCPLPPMAPETPPVPSSASSSSSSSPFKFKLQPPPLGRRQRAAGEKAPAGADKGGGLALSGAGGLAEGAGALAPPPPPPQIKVEPISEGESEEVEVTDISDEDEEDGEVFKTPRVPPAPPKPDPGEAPGVAQCMPLKLRFKRRWSEDCRLEGGGGPAGGLEDEGEDKKVRGEGPGEAGGPLTPRRVSSDLQHATAQLSLEHRDS; this is encoded by the exons ATGAAGACCCCGGCGGAcacag GCTTTGCCTTCCCGGATTGGGCCTACAAGCCGGAGTCGTCCCCCGGCTCCAGGCAGATCCAGCTGTGGCACTTTATCCTGGAGCTGCTGCGGAAAGAGGAATACCAGGGTGTCATCGCCTGGCAGGGGGACTACGGGGAGTTCGTCATCAAGGACCCTGACGAGGTGGCTCGGCTCTGGGGGGTCCGCAAGTGCAAGCCCCAGATGAACTATGACAAGCTGAGCCGGGCTCTGCG CTATTACTACAACAAACGCATTCTGCACAAGACCAAGGGGAAACGGTTCACCTACAAGTTCAACTTCAACAAACTGGTGCTGGTTAATTACCCTTTCATCGACGTGGGCTTGGCTG GGGGTGCGGTGCCCCAGAGTGCCCCGCCAGTGCCGACAGGCGGCAGCCACTTCCGCTTTCCTCCCTCGACACCCTCCGAGGTGCTGTCTCCCACCGAGGACCCCCGCTCACCGCCGGCCTGCTCTTCTTCATCGTCATCCCTCTTCTCGGCCGTGGTGGCCCGGCGCCTGGGCCGGGGCTCGGTCAGTGACTGTAGCGATGGCACGTCAGAGCTCGAAGAGCCCCTGGGAGAGGACCCCCGGGCCCGACCGCCTGGGCCCCCGGAGCTGGGTGCCTTCCGTGGGCCCCCGCTGGCCCGCCTGCCCCATGACCCTGGTGTCTTCCGTGTCTACCCCCGGCCCCGGGGTGGCCCTGAGCCCCTCAGCCCTTTCCCCGTGTCTCCTCTAGCCGGGCCTGGCTCCCTGCTGCCCCCGCAGCTCTCCCCGGCTCTGCCCATGACCCCGACCCACCTGGCCTACACCCCGTCCCCCACGCTGAGCCCCATGTACCCCGGTGGTGGCGGGGGCCCCAGCGGCTCTGGGGGAGGCTCCCACTTCTCCTTCAGCCCCGAGGACATGAAACGGTACCTGCAGGCCCACACCCAAAGCGTCTACAACTACCACCTCAGCCCCCGCGCCTTCCTGCACTACCCCGGGCTGGTGGTGCCACAGCCCCAGCGCCCCGACAAGTGCCCGCTGCCGCCCATGGCCCCCGAGACCCCACCGGTCCCCTCCTCGGCctcgtcctcctcttcctcctctccatTCAAGTTTAAGCTCCAGCCGCCCCCCCTGGGACGCCGGCAGCGGGCTGCTGGGGAGAAGGCCCCGGCGGGCGCTGACAAGGGTGGCGGCCTGGCCCTCAGCGGTGCAGGCGGGCTGGCCGAGGGTGCCGGGGCGTTGGCCCCGCCACCACCGCCACCGCAGATCAAGGTGGAACCGATCTCCGAAGGCGAGTCGGAGGAGGTGGAGGTGACTGACATCAGCGACGAGGACGAAGAAGACGGGGAGGTGTTCAAGACGCCTCGTGTGCCGCCTGCACCCCCAAAGCCCGACCCGGGCGAGGCGCCCGGGGTCGCCCAGTGCATGCCTCTCAAGCTGCGCTTTAAACGCCGCTGGAGTGAAGACTGTCGCCTCGAAGGGGGTGGGGGCCCTGCTGGGGGCCTTGAGGATGAGGGTGAGGACAAGAAGGTGcgtggggaggggcctggggaggctggggggcCCCTCACCCCAAGGCGGGTGAGTTCTGACCTCCAGCACGCTACAGCCCAGCTCTCTCTGGAGCATCGAGATTCCTGA
- the GSK3A gene encoding glycogen synthase kinase-3 alpha isoform X1, whose translation MSGGAPSGGGPGGSGRARTSSFAEPGGGGGGGGGGPGGSASGPGGSGGGKTSVGAMGGGVGASSSGGGPGGSGGGGSGGPGAGTSFPPPGVKLGRDSGKVTTVVATLGQGPERSQEVAYTDIKVIGSGSFGVVYQARLADTRELVAIKKVLQDKRFKNRELQIMRKLDHCNIVRLRYFFYSSGEKKDELYLNLVLEYVPETVYRVARHFTKAKLSIPIIYVKVYMYQLFRSLAYIHSQGVCHRDIKPQNLLVDPDTAVLKLCDFGSAKQLVRGEPNVSYICSRYYRAPELIFGATDYTSSIDVWSAGCVLAELLLGQPIFPGDSGVDQLVEIIKVLGTPSREQIREMNPNYTEFKFPQIKAHPWTKVFKSRTPPEAIALCSSLLEYTPSSRLSPLEACAHSFFDELRCPGTQLPNNRPLPPLFNFSPGELTIQPSLNAILIPPHLRSPAGTASLTPSSQALSEAQTSSDWQSTDNTTTLTNSS comes from the exons ATGAGCGGTGGCGCGCCTTCGGGGGGCGGCCCTGGGGGCTCGGGCCGGGCGCGGACCAGCTCGTTCGCGGAGCCAGGCggcggaggaggcggcggcggcggcggcccggggGGTTCGGCCTCTGGCCcaggcggcagcggcggcgggaAGACGTCAGTCGGAGCCATGGGCGGGGGCGTGGGGGCCTCAAGCTCCGGGGGTGGCCCCGGCGGCAGCGGCGGAGGAGGCAGCGGCGGCCCCGGCGCGGGCACCAGCTTCCCGCCGCCCGGAGTGAAGCTGGGCC GTGACAGTGGGAAGGTGACCACAGTGGTAGCCACTCTAGGCCAAGGCCCGGAGCGCTCCCAGGAGGTGGCTTACACAGACATCAAAGTGATTGGAAGTGGCTCATTTGGGGTCGTGTACCAGGCACGGCTGGCAGACACCAGGGAATTGGTGGCCATCAAGAAGGTTCTCCAGGACAAGAGGTTCAAG AACCGAGAGCTGCAGATTATGCGTAAGCTGGACCACTGCAATATCGTGAGGCTGAGATACTTTTTCTACTCCAGTGGGGAGAAG AAAGACGAGCTTTACCTAAACCTGGTGCTGGAATATGTGCCCGAAACAGTGTACCGGGTGGCCCGCCATTTTACCAAGGCCAAGTTGAGCATCCCTATCATCTATGTCAAG gtGTACATGTACCAGCTCTTCCGGAGCTTGGCCTACATCCACTCCCAGGGTGTGTGTCACCGCGACATCAAGCCCCAGAACCTGCTGGTGGACCCCGACACTGCTGTCCTCAAGCTCTGCGATTTTGGCAG TGCAAAACAGTTGGTCCGCGGGGAGCCCAATGTCTCCTACATCTGTTCTCGCTACTACCGGGCCCCAGAGCTGATCTTCGGAGCCACCGATTACACCTCATCCATCG ATGTGTGGTCGGCTGGCTGCGTACTGGCTGAGCTCCTCTTGGGCCAGCCCATCTTCCCAGGGGACAGTGGGGTGGACCAGCTGGTGGAGATCATCAAG GTGCTGGGAACACCGAGCCGGGAACAGATTCGCGAGATGAACCCCAACTACACGGAGTTCAAGTTCCCCCAGATTAAAGCTCACCCCTGGACAAAG GTGTTCAAATCACGAACGCCGCCCGAGGCCATCGCGCTCTGCTCCAGCCTGCTGGAGTACACCCCCTCCTCGAGGCTCTCGCCGCTGGAAGCCTGCGCCCATAGCTTCTTCGATGAACTGCGATGTCCTGGAACCCAGCTCCCCAACAACCGCCCGCTCCCCCCGCTCTTCAATTTCAGTCCTGGTG AActcaccatccaaccatctctcaaTGCCATCCTCATCCCTCCTCACTTGAGGTCCCCGGCGGGCACTGCCTCCCTCACCCCATCCTCACAAG CTTTAAGTGAGGCTCAGACCAGCTCGGACTGGCAGTCAACCGATAACACAACCACCCTCACCAACTCTTCCTGA
- the GSK3A gene encoding glycogen synthase kinase-3 alpha isoform X3 encodes MSGGAPSGGGPGGSGRARTSSFAEPGGGGGGGGGGPGGSASGPGGSGGGKTSVGAMGGGVGASSSGGGPGGSGGGGSGGPGAGTSFPPPGVKLGRDSGKVTTVVATLGQGPERSQEVAYTDIKVIGSGSFGVVYQARLADTRELVAIKKVLQDKRFKNRELQIMRKLDHCNIVRLRYFFYSSGEKKDELYLNLVLEYVPETVYRVARHFTKAKLSIPIIYVKVYMYQLFRSLAYIHSQGVCHRDIKPQNLLVDPDTAVLKLCDFGSAKQLVRGEPNVSYICSRYYRAPELIFGATDYTSSIDVWSAGCVLAELLLGQPIFPGDSGVDQLVEIIKVLGTPSREQIREMNPNYTEFKFPQIKAHPWTKVFKSRTPPEAIALCSSLLEYTPSSRLSPLEACAHSFFDELRCPGTQLPNNRPLPPLFNFSPGELTIQPSLNAILIPPHLRSPAGTASLTPSSQALSEAQTSSDWQSTDNTTTLPPGLHLLQPPPPLCPL; translated from the exons ATGAGCGGTGGCGCGCCTTCGGGGGGCGGCCCTGGGGGCTCGGGCCGGGCGCGGACCAGCTCGTTCGCGGAGCCAGGCggcggaggaggcggcggcggcggcggcccggggGGTTCGGCCTCTGGCCcaggcggcagcggcggcgggaAGACGTCAGTCGGAGCCATGGGCGGGGGCGTGGGGGCCTCAAGCTCCGGGGGTGGCCCCGGCGGCAGCGGCGGAGGAGGCAGCGGCGGCCCCGGCGCGGGCACCAGCTTCCCGCCGCCCGGAGTGAAGCTGGGCC GTGACAGTGGGAAGGTGACCACAGTGGTAGCCACTCTAGGCCAAGGCCCGGAGCGCTCCCAGGAGGTGGCTTACACAGACATCAAAGTGATTGGAAGTGGCTCATTTGGGGTCGTGTACCAGGCACGGCTGGCAGACACCAGGGAATTGGTGGCCATCAAGAAGGTTCTCCAGGACAAGAGGTTCAAG AACCGAGAGCTGCAGATTATGCGTAAGCTGGACCACTGCAATATCGTGAGGCTGAGATACTTTTTCTACTCCAGTGGGGAGAAG AAAGACGAGCTTTACCTAAACCTGGTGCTGGAATATGTGCCCGAAACAGTGTACCGGGTGGCCCGCCATTTTACCAAGGCCAAGTTGAGCATCCCTATCATCTATGTCAAG gtGTACATGTACCAGCTCTTCCGGAGCTTGGCCTACATCCACTCCCAGGGTGTGTGTCACCGCGACATCAAGCCCCAGAACCTGCTGGTGGACCCCGACACTGCTGTCCTCAAGCTCTGCGATTTTGGCAG TGCAAAACAGTTGGTCCGCGGGGAGCCCAATGTCTCCTACATCTGTTCTCGCTACTACCGGGCCCCAGAGCTGATCTTCGGAGCCACCGATTACACCTCATCCATCG ATGTGTGGTCGGCTGGCTGCGTACTGGCTGAGCTCCTCTTGGGCCAGCCCATCTTCCCAGGGGACAGTGGGGTGGACCAGCTGGTGGAGATCATCAAG GTGCTGGGAACACCGAGCCGGGAACAGATTCGCGAGATGAACCCCAACTACACGGAGTTCAAGTTCCCCCAGATTAAAGCTCACCCCTGGACAAAG GTGTTCAAATCACGAACGCCGCCCGAGGCCATCGCGCTCTGCTCCAGCCTGCTGGAGTACACCCCCTCCTCGAGGCTCTCGCCGCTGGAAGCCTGCGCCCATAGCTTCTTCGATGAACTGCGATGTCCTGGAACCCAGCTCCCCAACAACCGCCCGCTCCCCCCGCTCTTCAATTTCAGTCCTGGTG AActcaccatccaaccatctctcaaTGCCATCCTCATCCCTCCTCACTTGAGGTCCCCGGCGGGCACTGCCTCCCTCACCCCATCCTCACAAG CTTTAAGTGAGGCTCAGACCAGCTCGGACTGGCAGTCAACCGATAACACAA ccaccctccccccaggtCTCCACCTcctccaaccccctcccccactgtgtccctTGTAA
- the GSK3A gene encoding glycogen synthase kinase-3 alpha isoform X2 codes for MSGGAPSGGGPGGSGRARTSSFAEPGGGGGGGGGGPGGSASGPGGSGGGKTSVGAMGGGVGASSSGGGPGGSGGGGSGGPGAGTSFPPPGVKLGRDSGKVTTVVATLGQGPERSQEVAYTDIKVIGSGSFGVVYQARLADTRELVAIKKVLQDKRFKNRELQIMRKLDHCNIVRLRYFFYSSGEKKDELYLNLVLEYVPETVYRVARHFTKAKLSIPIIYVKVYMYQLFRSLAYIHSQGVCHRDIKPQNLLVDPDTAVLKLCDFGSAKQLVRGEPNVSYICSRYYRAPELIFGATDYTSSIDVWSAGCVLAELLLGQPIFPGDSGVDQLVEIIKVLGTPSREQIREMNPNYTEFKFPQIKAHPWTKVFKSRTPPEAIALCSSLLEYTPSSRLSPLEACAHSFFDELRCPGTQLPNNRPLPPLFNFSPGDMSIPVSRTHHPTISQCHPHPSSLEVPGGHCLPHPILTSFK; via the exons ATGAGCGGTGGCGCGCCTTCGGGGGGCGGCCCTGGGGGCTCGGGCCGGGCGCGGACCAGCTCGTTCGCGGAGCCAGGCggcggaggaggcggcggcggcggcggcccggggGGTTCGGCCTCTGGCCcaggcggcagcggcggcgggaAGACGTCAGTCGGAGCCATGGGCGGGGGCGTGGGGGCCTCAAGCTCCGGGGGTGGCCCCGGCGGCAGCGGCGGAGGAGGCAGCGGCGGCCCCGGCGCGGGCACCAGCTTCCCGCCGCCCGGAGTGAAGCTGGGCC GTGACAGTGGGAAGGTGACCACAGTGGTAGCCACTCTAGGCCAAGGCCCGGAGCGCTCCCAGGAGGTGGCTTACACAGACATCAAAGTGATTGGAAGTGGCTCATTTGGGGTCGTGTACCAGGCACGGCTGGCAGACACCAGGGAATTGGTGGCCATCAAGAAGGTTCTCCAGGACAAGAGGTTCAAG AACCGAGAGCTGCAGATTATGCGTAAGCTGGACCACTGCAATATCGTGAGGCTGAGATACTTTTTCTACTCCAGTGGGGAGAAG AAAGACGAGCTTTACCTAAACCTGGTGCTGGAATATGTGCCCGAAACAGTGTACCGGGTGGCCCGCCATTTTACCAAGGCCAAGTTGAGCATCCCTATCATCTATGTCAAG gtGTACATGTACCAGCTCTTCCGGAGCTTGGCCTACATCCACTCCCAGGGTGTGTGTCACCGCGACATCAAGCCCCAGAACCTGCTGGTGGACCCCGACACTGCTGTCCTCAAGCTCTGCGATTTTGGCAG TGCAAAACAGTTGGTCCGCGGGGAGCCCAATGTCTCCTACATCTGTTCTCGCTACTACCGGGCCCCAGAGCTGATCTTCGGAGCCACCGATTACACCTCATCCATCG ATGTGTGGTCGGCTGGCTGCGTACTGGCTGAGCTCCTCTTGGGCCAGCCCATCTTCCCAGGGGACAGTGGGGTGGACCAGCTGGTGGAGATCATCAAG GTGCTGGGAACACCGAGCCGGGAACAGATTCGCGAGATGAACCCCAACTACACGGAGTTCAAGTTCCCCCAGATTAAAGCTCACCCCTGGACAAAG GTGTTCAAATCACGAACGCCGCCCGAGGCCATCGCGCTCTGCTCCAGCCTGCTGGAGTACACCCCCTCCTCGAGGCTCTCGCCGCTGGAAGCCTGCGCCCATAGCTTCTTCGATGAACTGCGATGTCCTGGAACCCAGCTCCCCAACAACCGCCCGCTCCCCCCGCTCTTCAATTTCAGTCCTGGTG ACATGTCCATTCCTGTCTCTAGAActcaccatccaaccatctctcaaTGCCATCCTCATCCCTCCTCACTTGAGGTCCCCGGCGGGCACTGCCTCCCTCACCCCATCCTCACAAG CTTTAAGTGA
- the ZNF526 gene encoding zinc finger protein 526, protein MAEVVAEVAEVAEMPTQMSPRVMEMSAPILGEKMELSTELTEMTPGEAVASSLFFQFMCSECGNLYNTLEEVLSHQEQHVPTVTEEEALTTQDTGLEPELVPGTEEGPFQCGECSQLILSPRELLAHQDAHLRESANQIQYQCGDCQELFPSPELWVAHRKAQHLSTAAAKPPVLPPLPPVTPPPPPPAPPEVKMEPYECPECSTLCTTPEEFLEHQGTHFDSLEKEEHNGLEEEEEDDEDDNEETEEEEEAAADVGDDAKGGDKSPAGQAQGSGDGPPHCTSAGARRRHRRASHSPASAAHPFYCSQCQRSFSSANRLLAHGRAHVGGTHECTTCSKVFKKAASLEQHLRLHRGEARYLCVDCGRGFGTELTLVAHRRAHTANPLHRCRCGKTFSNMTKFLYHRRTHAGKSGAPPSAAPPTVASVVASLAPAEPTPPPPAPPTPPAQLPCPQCPKSFASASRLSRHRRAVHGPPERRHRCGVCGKGFKKLVHVRNHLRTHTGERPFQCHACGKTFASLANLSRHQLTHTGVRPYQCLDCGKRFTQSSNLQQHRRLHLRPVAFARAPRLPITGLYNKSPYYCGTCGRWFRAMAGLRLHQRVHAQARTLTLQPPRSPPPAPPPPPEPQQTIMCTELGETIAIIETSQPLALADTLQLCQAALGASEASGLLQLDTAFM, encoded by the coding sequence ATGGCAGAGGTGGTGGCTGAAGTGGCTGAGGTAGCTGAGATGCCGACACAAATGTCGCCAAGGGTAATGGAGATGTCAGCACCGATATTAGGGGAGAAGATGGAGCTGTCAACGGAGCTGACTGAGATGACACCTGGGGAGGCTGttgcctcctccctcttcttccagTTCATGTGCTCTGAATGTGGCAACCTCTACAACACGCTGGAAGAAGTCCTCTCACACCAGGAGCAGCACGTGCCCACTGTCACAGAGGAGGAGGCACTGACCACCCAGGACACTGGCCTGGAGCCGGAGCTGGTGCCAGGCACTGAGGAAGGGCCTTTCCAGTGCGGCGAGtgcagccagctcatcctctcccCCAGGGAGCTCCTTGCTCACCAAGATGCCCACCTGCGGGAGTCTGCAAACCAGATCCAGTACCAGTGTGGAGACTGCCAGGAGCTGTTTCCCTCACCTGAGCTGTGGGTGGCTCACCGCAAGGCCCAGCACCTTTCCACTGCAGCAGCTAAACCTCCGGTGCTGCCGCCTCTGCCTCCCGtcacaccaccacctccaccccctgCTCCACCTGAAGTCAAGATGGAGCCCTACGAGTGCCCCGAGTGTTCTACCCTCTGTACCACCCCCGAGGAGTTCTTGGAGCATCAAGGCACCCACTTTGACTCCCTAGAGAAAGAAGAGCACAATGGgttagaagaggaggaggaagatgatgAAGACgacaatgaagagacagaggaagaggaagaggcagcAGCTGACGTTGGTGACGATGCAAAGGGAGGTGACAAGTCTCCAGCTGGCCAGGCCCAGGGCAGTGGGGATGGTCCCCCACACTGTACCTCAGCAGGGGCACGCCGGCGACACCGGCGGGCATCCCACAGCCCAGCCTCAGCAGCTCACCCCTTCTACTGCAGCCAGTGCCAGCGCAGCTTCAGCTCTGCAAACCGGCTTCTGGCTCATGGGCGGGCGCACGTGGGTGGCACCCATGAGTGTACGACCTGCTCCAAGGTCTTCAAGAAAGCAGCCTCCCTGGAGCAGCACCTGCGGCTGCACCGCGGCGAAGCCCGCTACCTCTGTGTGGACTGCGGCCGTGGCTTCGGCACGGAGCTCACTTTGGTGGCCCATCGGCGGGCCCATACTGCCAACCCGCTGCATCGCTGCCGCTGTGGCAAAACATTCAGCAACATGACCAAGTTTCTCTACCACCGGCGCACGCACGCAGGCAAGAGTGGGGCACCCCCCTCAGCAGCACCACCCACGGTAGCATCTGTAGTGGCCTCCCTGGCTCCAGCCGAGCCCACACCTccccccccagcccctcccaccccGCCTGCCCAGCTGCCTTGCCCTCAGTGCCCCAAGTCCTTTGCCTCAGCCTCCCGGCTCTCCCGGCACCGGCGCGCCGTCCACGGGCCCCCTGAGCGGCGGCACCGTTGCGGCGTCTGTGGCAAGGGCTTCAAGAAGCTGGTCCACGTGCGCAACCATCTCCGGACACACACGGGCGAGAGGCCCTTCCAGTGCCATGCCTGTGGCAAGACTTTCGCTTCTCTGGCCAACCTCAGCCGCCACCAGCTGACCCATACAGGCGTGCGTCCCTACCAGTGCCTGGACTGTGGCAAGCGCTTCACACAGAGCTCTAACCTGCAGCAGCACCGGAGACTGCACCTGCGGCCAGTGGCGTTTGCCCGCGCGCCTCGCCTTCCCATCACTGGACTCTACAACAAGAGCCCCTACTACTGCGGGACCTGTGGCCGCTGGTTCCGTGCCATGGCGGGCCTGCGACTGCATCAGCGGGTCCACGCCCAGGCACGGACCCTGACGCTGCAGCCTCCCCGGTCGCCccctcctgccccgcccccaccccccgagcCTCAGCAGACAATCATGTGCACCGAGCTCGGGGAGACCATTGCCATCATTGAGACGTCCCAGCCACTGGCCCTTGCAGACACGCTGCAGTTGTGCCAGGCAGCCCTGGGGGCCTCTGAAGCAAGCGGGTTGTTGCAGTTGGAcacagccttcatgtga